A region from the Cannabis sativa cultivar Pink pepper isolate KNU-18-1 chromosome 9, ASM2916894v1, whole genome shotgun sequence genome encodes:
- the LOC133031112 gene encoding uncharacterized protein LOC133031112, with the protein MEADEDHQNLSLMRATSANARVMIVDSSRVISRGYWFYLYKGRTSSELQMGGFQSQASIQSAQDGNVSLNSNPMEMEHSDHVSQPDYSVRGKGLASASGVKRPSFQLHQAVVGGSLRSTLKRARAGDSDDSSSAATSEPEQAGDAEHTHPEK; encoded by the exons ATGGAGGCGGACGAAGATCATCAAAATCTTTCCCTAATGAGGGCTACTTCGGCTAATGCTAGGGTTATGATTGTGGATTCCTCAAGAGTCATTTCTAGAGGATATTGGTTTTATCTATATAAGGGAAGAACCAG TTCTGAGCTTCAGATGGGAGGCTTTCAGTCTCAAGCTTCCATTCAGTCTGCCCAGGATGGGAATGTTTCACTTAATTCCAATCCTATGGAGATGGAGCATAGTGACCATGTGAGCCAACCTGACTACTCTGTTCGTGGTAAGGGTTTGGCCTCTGCTTCAGGGGTCAAAAGACCTTCCTTTCAGCTTCATCAAGCTGTTGTTGGTGGCTCTTTGAGATCTACCCTGAAGAGAGCTCGAGCTGGTGATAGTGATGATAGTTCTTCTGCTGCAACTTCTGAACCTGAACAGGCGGGTGATGCTGAGCACACCCACCCAGAAAAATGA